taataataatattatattgtgttcaaaCATTTAGTTACCTACCAGTggcggatttaaaaaaaatggcctGGTCGGACATTTAAAATCAGGGCCCGCACCtccacttaattataatatcttatttaaaacAGGGTTGGgtgagggaaatattctacccccacccaaaaaataaattggcaTAATACTTCCAACtccaacttataaaaaaaattgcttcaattacttacaaaataaatattgaatacaaataaataaaatacaattagttatgcattcaaatgataaatacaagttttatttaaattctaatgaatttaattctacataaaatactattgagtcaaattaaaaactatttttcttttacagttatacaatataatccaTACAcaagaattaaattataaaatgtcattaataataacacatcaattgataattaataatattgaaaaacgtaaatacaaaattaaataaaaatacaatgcaaCTTAATATAACTGATGACaactaattttcatttttggtatAAGAGCGAACTAGGCTGGATCTATCTTCACAAATAAGATTCATGATTAAAGATATGATGATTGTCCGACGAGCTACGGAATTGGtgtcttcataatattaattctcaTGATTAAACAATTCTGTAGTGCTCGTGGACCGTAgtagaatatttatgtactatattatatcgttgtcgCAATTCACAATACTTAAATGTTtgtgaatatgaaattttaaatcattagcaattatattattttcacggaTAGAGACTCAGTTAAGCAGCTGGTTCTGCGAGCAATTTCAACTACCATGTTATATCACTTGTGCCATAGCCCGTCGGGCAACCATTGCAACTTTAATCGTGATtttgatcaaaaaaattatagttactccaagaaattaaaaatgcattagttAAAACTATAATCCAATATAGACGTCTTTAACCATTCGATAGAATTGAAgcttttgtagaaaaaaaatagaaaaatcaaatgACGACGAAATACGCAACTTTAAGTCCGTTGCTTTgcttttcatacaatattttaaacattatttgattaaatgattaacaatcgataaaaaaaacacttgaatATCTGAATGTTATATAATCAtttgtactaaatttaaaaagccGTATCgtattatctaatttaattattagtatcttATTGAACCATTGGAATTCCCTGCACTTGTTATCGGTAATACTGTTTTTACAATATCACCGAGATCTTCATCATCTGAGTTACCCAAATCAATTtcaagaatagttttttctaaaggGCCACAAGATGTACCCAAAATACCTTCACGACTATCACTGTTCAATATACATGGTTTCCATTTACCATTCGCATCAAGCTCTACTTCCTCGCAAGTTTTAGGTAAGTTTATACTATTGATAATAAACGAAAGGAAAGAGTCTATTTTCAAATCAGCCAAGATACAGGACTTCGAACATATAGGGCACAGCCATGTGGGTTCTATCTCATTCAAAGAAATGAAAGCTTGCAAGTCAAAACACTGCAAATGATTACATTTGACAGATTTGACAGGCAgtttcatttttgatttatttattggacATAAAAGAGTCAAGTTGTAAGTCTCCAAATCTTTACcagaatttttcattattatatcattattatgatttaatatcatatttattggcTTGTTGCTAATTAACATTTACAGAACAAAAAGTTAGTAGATATACTAACTAGTTGGCAAATAATAAGGTTACTCAAATCCAAATTTATTTCGAAATGTATTAAGaagatttatgtaatattttaagaacataatttacgatgaaatatgaattgtaattaaaatattttatatcaaatcatTTCTAGTCACTAGGtatatggacataatattatggtacatcaTAATTGGTAGCATGATTCGAAAAAatgatctaaaataatttattttatttatttatttacggagTAAATCCATTTACaatagtaatactat
This genomic window from Metopolophium dirhodum isolate CAU chromosome 1, ASM1992520v1, whole genome shotgun sequence contains:
- the LOC132948598 gene encoding uncharacterized protein LOC132948598; its protein translation is MKNSGKDLETYNLTLLCPINKSKMKLPVKSVKCNHLQCFDLQAFISLNEIEPTWLCPICSKSCILADLKIDSFLSFIINSINLPKTCEEVELDANGKWKPCILNSDSREGILGTSCGPLEKTILEIDLGNSDDEDLGDIVKTVLPITSAGNSNGSIRY